One segment of Ficedula albicollis isolate OC2 chromosome 2, FicAlb1.5, whole genome shotgun sequence DNA contains the following:
- the TCEB1 gene encoding transcription elongation factor B polypeptide 1: MDGEEKTYGGCEGPDAMYVKLISSDGHEFIVKREHALTSGTIKAMLSGPGQFAENETNEVNFREIPSHVLSKVCMYFTYKVRYTNSSTEIPEFPIAPEIALELLMAANFLDC, encoded by the exons ATGG atggagaagagaaaacatACGGTGGGTGTGAGGGCCCAGATGCTATGTATGTGAAGTTAATATCCTCTGATGGCCATGAGTTCATTGTAAAAAGAGAGCATGCATTAACATCAGGAACAATAAAAGCTATGTTGAGTGGACCAG gtcagtttgcagaaaatgaaacaaatgaggTGAATTTTAGAGAGATCCCATCCCATGTCCTATCCAAAGTATGCATGTATTTCACCTACAAGGTCCGCTATACTAACAGCTCTACGGAGATTCCTGAATTCCCAATTGCACCTGAAATTGCACTGGAACTTCTGATGGCTGCAAACTTCTTAgattgttaa